The DNA region GGGACGTGTCGCTGTTATCTCCATCTTTAGAAAAGTAGAGAACCAAAATTTTTAATTTTGTGTGAATCACTTTCGCTGTGTGCAAGCAGAGAACCAAAATCTTGATTTTGTGTGAATCGCTTTCACAGAGTGCAGTGGAGTTTTACAGCGGCTAGTCATCGGATAAATTTTTATAGAAAGAAGAGGAAGAAAATCTAACAACTATGATATTGGTGGACTTTTAAAATTTAAAAAATTATACAAAAAATCTCAATAATAGTATATAATATAGATACGAACATACATTCTTACTAAATTGAGGTGGAAAATATGAAAAAGACTATGGAGGAGTTAAGAGAAGAATTACAAATAATGCTGGATTCTAATGAATGTAGCTATGAAGAGATATTACACATGAGCCAAGAACTAGACAAGCTTATTATTGATTATTATAGTTCAAAATTATCACACTAGATACATTTAAATGTACCTAGTGTTTTATTTTGCCCAAGAAGAAATCAGAAATGTCAGTGAAAATATAAAAATCAACAATAAGAAGATAGAGCAAGTTATCAAATAAGTATGAAAGAATTTATTGATATGTTTACCAGTGGTCATGACGAAAATGAGTTCCAGTTAAGGTTGTAATGAAAAATGTTAAGGGATATAATGAATTTAGGAGGCTAATATATACATTAAGTAAATATATTTCCAAATATCATTGATTCTGTAAACTATATTGATTAAATGGCTTCCAAAGGTAAAAAAAGAATTGGAGGAGTCACCTGAGTTTGAGAAGTTTTGCTTACGGTGGCTCAAGGTTGTGGTTTTACAGATTTCATGGAAGGACATTCATGAAAATGTATTGCTTAAAAGGAGGTAAATATATGTTTTTTAAGACTACGGTACAACATGAAAATTTGAGGACGAAAATCAGAGAATTTGCTGAAGAGGAAGTTAAACCTATTACATTTATGCTGGATCAGGAAAATAAATTTCCATCGGAAGCCATTCATAAGTTGGCTGATATGGGTTTACTGGGTATCCCATATCCGAAAGAGTACGGCGGGGCCGGTCTGGACGTAATCAGCTATGCAGTCGCCGTTGAGGAATTATCAAGAGTGGACGGTGGTACGGGCGTAATTCTTTCCGCTCATACATCTTTAGGAACATATCCAATTGCTGCCTACGGAACGGATGAGCAGAAACAGAAATACTTGGTTCCACTGGCAAAGGGAGAGAAACTTGGTGCATTCGGTCTCACTGAGGAAAATGCCGGTAGTGACGCCGGCGGTACGGAGACCACTGCTGTCCTAGAAGGCGATTATTACATTTTGAATGGTGAAAAGATCTTCATCACCAACGCAGGGAAGGCTGATACTTACATTATTTTTGCAGTTACTACACCGAATATAGGTATTCGTGGCATCAGCGCGTTTATTGTAGAGAAGGACTGGGAAGGGTTTAGCTTCGGAAAACATTACGACAAGATGGGTATTCGTTCTTCTGCAACTGCAGAGCTGATTTTCAACGATGTGAAAGTCCCTAAGGAAAATCTATTGGGTAATGAGGGTGATGGTTTCAAGATTGCTATGTCCACCTTGGATGGTGGTCGTATTGGTATTGCAGCTCAGGCTCTCGGCATCGCCCAAGGCGCTTATGAGCATGCCCTGGAGTATTCAAAAGAAAGAATTCAATTTGGCAAACCTATCTGTCAGCAACAGATTATATCATTTAAGTTAGCTGATATGGCCACAAAGCTCAGAGCTGCTAGATTACTTGTTTACAGTGCGGCAGAGTTGAAAGAAAATCATGAGCGTTATAGTATGGAAGCAGCTATGGCGAAACAATACGCATCTGACGTTTGCCTTGAGATTGTCAACGATGCCCTCCAAATATTCGGCGGAAGCGGTTATCTGAAAGGTATGGAAGTTGAGCGGGCTTACAGAGATGCTAAGATTTGTACAATATATGAGGGAACTAATGAGATTCAGCGTGTGGTTATTTCTTCTCACATCATCGGTAAGATGCCGAAGACCCAGCGTGCAGATAAAGTTTCTCAACCTGGCCCTGCCACAGGTTATCGTAAGAAAGTAATCTTCAATAAAGGAACTCCTGAAGAAAGAGTTGATGCTCTTGTAAAAGCTCTTAAGGCAGATGGTTATGATTTCACAGTTGGAATACCTCTGGATACTCCTATCAGCAAGGCTGAAAGGGTAGTCAGCGTAGGTCTAGGTATAGGAAAAAAAGAAAATATGAAGCTTATAGAAGATTTGGCAGTTCAAGCCGGTGCGGCTATAGGTTCTTCTCGTCCGGTAGCTGAAACGCTTAAATATTTACCACTAAATCGTTATGTTGGTATGTCTGGTCAAAAATTCAACGGAAATCTTTATATTGCTTGTGGTATTTCAGGTGCAGGTCAGCATTTGAAAGGTATAAAGGATGCTACTACAATTGTTGCTATAAATATCGATCCTAATGCGAAAATTTTCAAGAACGCAGACTACGGCATCCTTGGCGATTTAATGGAAATTTTACCATTGCTCACTGCCGCTTTAGACAACGGAGAACCCAAGAAGGAGTCGCTGCCAATGAAGAAAATGAAGAGAGCCGTTCCAAAGAAAGTTGTTCCAACTTGGAAACATTATGTCTGCAACGGATGCGGTTATGAATACGATCCTAGCGTGGGCGATTCTGAAGGCGAAGTACTTCCAGGCACACTTTTTGAAAAATTACCGGAAGAGTGGACTTGCCCTGCTTGTGGTGAAGAAAAAGATATGTTTATAGAAGCTTGATTCCTATAATAAGTAAACATAATAATGTGCTTTTAGTGTAAAGGAGGATTAGATCCATGTATTGTGTTAGAAAAATAGCTGAGGAGCTTTATTGGGTGGGTGGCAACGATCGTCGCCTTGCTCTCTTTGAAAACATTCATCCCATTCCAAGAGGTGTTTCCTATAACTCTTATCTACTTTTAGATGAGAAGACCGTACTCTTTGATACGGTGGACTGGTCAATTTGCCGTCAGTTCCTTGAAAATATTAAAGCAGTTCTAGGAGATAGGACTTTAGATTATATGGTAATCAACCATGTGGAGCCGGATCATTCAGCCTGTATTGAAGAGATTATTCTTCGTTATCCAGATGTAAAGATTGTATGCACCAAAAAAGCTTTCATGTTCATGCAGCAGTTCGGTTTCCATATGGATGGCAAAACAATAGAAGTGGAAGAAGGCCATACTATGTCCTTTGGAAAACATAACGTTACATTTGTATCTGCTCCAATGGTACATTGGCCAGAAGCTATGGTGACATATGATACTACTAATGGTGTACTATTTTCCGCCGACGCCTTCGGTTCTTTCGGCGCCTTGGACGGTAAGCTGTTTAATGACGAGGTGAATTTTGATCGCTACTGGATTGACGATACAAGAAGGTACTATACAAACATTGTAGGAAAGTACGGTCCTCATGTTCAGGCTCTGCTGAAGAAGGCCAGCAGTCTAGACATCAAGATTATCTGTCCACTGCACGGACCGGTATGGCGTAATGATTTTGGATACTTGATGGATAAATATGACAAGTGGAGTCGTTATGAGCCGGAGGAAAAGGGCGTAATGATCGTTTATGCAACAATGTACGGTAATACGGAGGCCGCTGCCAACGATTTGGCAACAAGGTTAGTGGAAAAGGGAATGACCAATGTGGTTATGTATGACGTTTCAAAAACTCATGTCTCATATTTGATTTCCGACACATTCAAATATAGTCATGTGGTTCTTCCGTGCGTAACCTACAACTTGAAGATTTATCCGCCCATGCTGAATTATATAATGGATATGAAGGCATTAAATCTTCAAAAACGTACTTTCGCTCTTATAGAAAATGGTTCATGGGCTCCTCAATCTGGCAAATTGATGCGTAAACTTTTGAATGAGATGAAGGAAATGACTATTTTAGACAATGAGATATCATTGAACTCCACCATGAAAGAAGATGACGTGAATTCAATGGATGACCTTGCTGACAGCATTATCAAGTCAATGAAGTAATTTTAGAAAAAACGTAAATTTGGGACCGATTCATGAACAAAATTCGTGAGCCGGTCTTTTTGGTGTACATGATAATATTAGCAAAAGCCTATGTTAAAGCAGGAATAGTATTTTTTAGTAGTATTCCTGCTTTATTTATTTTACCAATAATAACTCCAGAAAGTATATTTTTAGCAGTGGCTATATATTTCATTTATAAATAATTTTAAATATGGCAACATATAATTTATTTCTAATTTATTACATATAAGTATACTCCTTAGAAAGATGATTATCAGGTAACTCTTTGCAATTAAAAATCTGCATTAGCTTATTATATTGCTACTATTTAACAATAATATTACCTGTCATTTCTGAGTGAAATGAACAAACATAATCAAAATTACCTGTGTCATTAAAAGTAAACTTGAAGGTATCATTCTTATTTAAAGTAGCACTTTTAAAGTCCTTACCAGTAACTGTATGAGGTGCTGAATCCATATTAGTCCACATAACGGTATCACCTTTATGAATAGTTAAAGTTTGAGGATCAAAACTAAAATTAGTAATTTTCACTTGAATAATTTTGGATGAAGAGGAATCTTGGGGAATTGGTTTATTAGGTGCCGGGCTATTTGAACATGCCGTAAAAATAAACAATGTAACAACCATTAGAAAAAATATTTTAAATGATGATAAAATTTTCATAGTAATCCTCCTCGTATAATTATTGTTAGTAGTTATAGTGGCTAATTTCAGAAATATTTCCAGCAACTAAATTGAGCGCTATATAGAAAAATATTGCATAATATACTACCAATTATCTTAACTATACACCATTTTACAGAAAAATCAAATAATTTCATTACTAAAATGGTAGAATGTAAAAAGATCAAATTGGTGAGATATAGCGAACGAGAGCTTTATTAGTTAGATTATTTAAGTTATTTTAGTATGATAATACGCAATATTGAGAACTAAAGAGTATTGGCGTGGAAGTTAGGTTTGAAAAAGAAAATATAAATACTTTATCAGGGAACTGGGAGTTATTGCTTACCGTTCTCTCTTCTTTTGCACAGGAATAGCTTACTATTGTAAACGATTATATTCAGTGATATTATTATATTAGAAATGAGATTCAGTTATATAATATTATGTAACAAATATATAGTAGGAATGTGAGAGAGGAATTTGTTTGTGGTGGATTCCATAGAGAAATAAACTCCAAAATAATAATATATATTTAAAAAGAAAAGTTTAAATTATCAAATTGTTTTGTATGAAATGAAAAATGTCAAATGTATTGAGGAGGGAAATGAAATGTTATTAAATAAAAACTTATTAAAGTTTCCCAAAAAAACATTGGAAAAACAAGAGTTCATTTCAATTAAAGATATACAGGAGCAAACTGAAACCAAATCGGTATCTTTTGCAGTAGGACTCAATTTTTACAAGCTATTCTGGATATTTTTTATAGGAGACTTTTTAGGTGTAGTAATAGAATCTATATGGTGTCTGATTACAAAATTTCATTTTGAAAGTCGAAGTGGACTGATTTACGGTCCATTTAACCCCGTGTACGGTTTTGGTGCATTGATAGCTGCATTGGGGCTGAACTGGCTTTCTAAAAAGCGTGACCTATGGATTTTTATTGGTGGTGCAATACTAGGAAGCATATTTGAGTATTTGTGTAGCTGGATACAGCAGAGGATTTTCAGCACAGTTTCATGGAATTATGGGAACATGCCATTTAATTTTCATGGCAGAATCAGTTTATTGTATTCATTGTTTTGGGGAATTTTAGCTCTTATTTGGGTAAAGGATTGTTATCCATGGCTTTCAAGCTTTATTGAGAAAATTCCCAATAAAACTGGTGTTTATTTGACATGGATGCTTGTTATATTCATGCTTTTTAATATATTTATTTCGGCTTTTGCTGTTGAGCGTATGTCTCAAAGACATGTAGGAATTCCGGCTAACAGTTCTTTTGAACAATTTTTAGACAAGCATTATAACGATAAACTTTTAAAGAAGGTGTATCCTAATATGATTTATGTAGATAAAAATTAATATATGCGTTATCTTTTAGGGTATTGATTAAATTAAGTATTGTAAAAAGTAATATGATTAAGAAATAAGTAGTACAAAATTCTTTAACCTAATGTGCGGAATTCTCCCACTCTCTATAGGTGGGAGATGGATAGCACTTGCTTACGGGCATAAATGTGATAAATTACATGAGGTTATATAAATGTGCTGTCAGTAGACTTGTAAAAAAGTGTTTACGAATAGAAAGAAGCAGTTATGGAAAGAATATTTCTAAAATGGAATTTACTGACTTACAACAACTATTAGTGAGACCATAGATGTAGTAAAAAATATATAGATAATAAAAGCATAGGTGAGGTGAGAAGGTGAGTATCAAAAGAAATAAAGGTTATAAATACAGATTAAAGCCTACTAAAGAAGAAAGAGAGTATTTTGAAAAAGCCTTTGGATGCACAAGAAAATTATACAATATCTATGTAGACATGTTATATGAGAAACTTGAAAATAAGAATTATGTAAATGGAAAGGTGGATTATAGAACTGTAAAATTTCCTACACCAGCAGCCATAAAAAAAGAGTATGAGTATATGAAGGAAATAGACAGTCTGGCCTTTGCAAATGTCCAGCTTGATTTTCAAGAAGCATTAAAAAAATACAATAAGGAATATGATGGTAAAACCTACCGGAAAAAGTCAAAAAAACTTGAAAAAACTACAGGAAAAATACTGACATTTAGAGATATAAAGGGAATGCCATCCTTCAAAAGTAAAAGGCAAAACCATCATTCTTTTACTACCGACAACCAAAAGGGAACAATATCAATAGTAGATGAATGTTATGTGAAAATACCCAAACTTAAATCTTTGATAAAGTTTGTTAAACATAGAGAAATACCAGAAGGATATTGTATTAAAAGCTGCTTCAGTGTCAAAGGACTGCAGGGGTAAATACTACATATCTTTCACAGTAGAATATTATGAAGAAGAAAAGGAAATAACACCAGAAAATTTTATTGGTCTTGATTATTCACAAACTTCTTTTTATGTAAGCAGTGAGGACGAGAAAGCCAATTATCCTCATTACTATAGGGAGAATGAAGAAAAGCTGAAAAAAGAATATAGAAAGCTCACAAGAAAAAAACTAAAGTCAAAAAATTGGTGTAAACAAAAATCAAAGATATCAAGACTGCAGGAAAAAATATCAAATCAGCGAAAAGACTGGCTGCATAAAAAGAGTTTTGAACTGTCACAGAAATATGATGCAGTCTGTATAGAGGATATAAACCTTAGAAATATTGCTCAATGTCTGTCTTTAGGGAAAAATGTACAGGATAATGGCTTTGGCATGTTTAGAAATTTCTTAGAATACAAACTTCAGCATAGAGGGAAACACCTTATAAAAATAGATAAGTGGTATCCTTCATCAAAAACTTGCAGCTCCTGCGGCAGTATAAATGATAAATTACAGTTATCAGAAAGAGTATGGACTTGTAAGAATTGTAATATTATTCATGACAGAGATAAAAATGCTTCAGTAAATATACGAAATGAAGGAATAAGAATATACGAGAAAAGTAAAAGTGCATAAAATATATAAAAAAACCGTTGGGCAAACGGGGTTAGCTTGGTAATTATACTGATATTAGTTGGTACATCCCAAGAAGCCCCCACCCCTAAGCATAGCGTAGGTGGTGGGAGTATGTCACATCATACAATGAACCTAAAAGCTGGTGCGTTGAATTTTATAATGATTTGGTATATAATTAAACCGTTATATGATGTTTTTTGACAACATATTACACAAAATAAAAATATTTTGTATAAATATAATAATATTATTATTTAGAATTATTACAAGGAGTGGAAAACGTGGGTAAAATAGTAACGTTCGGAGAAATAATGCTTAGACTTTCACCAGCAGGTTATGATAGATTTGTTCAGACTAAGCAGTTTAATGCATTTTATGGTGGAAGTGAGGCAAATGTAGCAGTTTCACTTGCTAATTTCGGTAAGGAGTCAAGTTATGTAACTAAGCTTCCAGAAAATGATATAGCACAGTGTGCAATAAATGAGTTGAGAAAATATGGAGTTGACACAAAGGACATAGTAAGAGGTGGAAAAAGAGTAGGTCTTTATTTTTGTGAAAATGGAGAATCTCAAAGACCTGCAAAGCTTGTCTATGATAGAGAAGATTCTGCAATAGCAAAAGCTAAAAGGGAAGACTTTGATTGGGATAAAATATTTGAAGGAGCAGATTGGTTTCATTTTTCAGGAATAACTCCAGCGCTTTCACAAGAATGTGCAAAAATCACATTGGATGCAGTAAAAGCAGCTAAGAAAAAGGGAATGACAGTAAGCGTAGACTTAAACTACAGAGAAAATCTATGGGATGCAGATAAATTCAGTAAGGCAATAAGAGAACTTTTGCAATATTGTGATGTAGCTCTTGGAAGCATGGAAGAAGCAGAAATGGCAGTAGGCGAAGGTGAAGGCGAAGAATGCAAGGATATACTTAAAAGATTTGTAGAAAAATTCGGCCTTAAGTATGCTACAATAATATTGAGAAACCGATTTACAGCAGAAGATGTAGATTGGACAGCAGTACTTTATGATGGAAAAGATTTTTATAATTCAAAGAAGTACAATATACATGTTGCAGACAATATAGGTGGAGGAGACGCTTTTGCGGCATCACTTATATATGCAATAACATCAAAATTTTCAAATCAAGAAATTATAGAATATGCAACAGCAGGCTCATGCTTAAAATACAGCATGAATGGTGATGCTAACCTTTCATCAGTATCCGAAGTTGAGAAGCTTATGAACGGTGACGGTTCAGGAAAAGTAAGTAGATAAAATATAATAAATTACTATTATAACCTTAAGGAAGCTTAATTTTAGCTTCCTTTTGTTTTATTTAAAATTATTTTCTAAAATATAAGCCAACAGAAGCTTCATCACGGAAAAACTTTTCTACACATTCTTCAAGGGTATCAGCTACTGGATCTCTAAACATAGAACTGAAATATTGAGCTTCTATTGTGCTTATTTTATCTAATAGTTCTAAATTTTGAGTGAATATTCCTTGGCAAAGGTTTAAATTTTTGTTTTTAGTTTTTCTCCTAAGAGCTTTAGAGTATTTGCATAAAAAACTTATATATTTGTCCAAATTTGTTTTATGACATCTCTTTATAAAATACTTAAGAAAAGAATGAGGAAGTAGATTTGAGATTATTAACTGGTTATCTAAAAATTCAGATATTAGACTTAGTAGGTTCTTATCTACAAAGGTAATATCTCTGCAGTAATTAATATGCTTTGTATATATCTTTTTTTTCCATATGTAATTTACTGTATAATAACTTATGCTGCTGATTAAAATTAAAGGTATGATTATGAAAGATAATTTAAAATTAAAAGGAATAATCTGAAGTTTCCATGTAATAATGGAAGTAATAATTAATATAGCTGCGATAAATGGAAAGTACAGATACGTGGGTTTTGTTATGCTATAAATATTAAGTTTAGATTCATCTAAGATTTTTTTTATATTTCTTTCAATATATACATTTTTTTCAAGCATTTTTTCTACACTTTGAAATTTTTCTTGTGTTTCTTTTCTTGTTTTTCTTTTACTTTCATATTGTAAATTTTCTTTCTCACTTTGATCTTCTTCGGTTTTTGAAAAAATTTCTTCAATAAGATTATTGGTACTTATCATATTATTATCCATACAATATATCAACTCCTTTATATGTAAAATAATACTTTATTTTACATATAATGTAAAGTAAAAATTTATATAATTTAATTCAAAATATGATTAACATGCAATTATATTTTGTTCTGAGAAATGATACTTCTTTAGTTATAATTTTACTAAAGAAGGGAGATACTACTTCTAGAAAAATGTATTTTTATCAAAAGCAATTTGGTAATATGTCAAGAACAAAATGAAAAGAAAAAGAAATGATTTTGAAAAAAATGGGTAACCTTAACAAGCATACGTCAAACTTAGAACGTATGTTCGCAAAACTATTTATTTATCTACCCTATTTGAAGAGTAGAGTTGATTTTTAGCCAGCAATCCAAAAATCAAACGAATCAATTTACGAGATGTTAGTGCGAGTGCTCGTTTATGCTGATGTGTAGTTACTTCAGCAAATTTCTTCTGATAGAATTCTTGATATTCAGGAATATATCTTACGATACTTCCAGCAGCTTCTATCAGATAATAGCGCAAATAACGGTTGCCTGCTTTGTTCATTGGTGTGTTTTCAGCCTTAAAACCACCAGATTGATTTTCCTTCCATACGATGCCAGCGTATTTAGCAATGGCATTGTTATTAGGGAAAGCATGAACACTACCTAATTCTGAAAGAATGCCACTAGAGTAAACAGGGCCGAACCCAGGTATTGACATTAAAATTTGGTATTCAACGGGGTTCATTCCCATAACTGCTTTTTCAATAGCCTTGTTAATAGCTTTAAGTTCTTTCTCAAAAGCCTGAATACAATTAAAAGAGCAGGCAATTGAGGTTGTTAAAGGCTCATACAAACATTTATCAAGGCGGTATGAATTACGTGCAGCCTGCTGCAGAATTTCAGCAGTCATCTGTGGATTGGAAATCCGCTTGCGACTTTTTTTATTGACGAAGTCAACAAGATCTTCAATTGAAGTATTTGCAATATCTTCAGAAGAAAGAAAATCTGTCAATATAGATGACGCAGTAGCACCATATTTATCAGAAAAAGGATGATCATCACCCTGTAACAAAGCAAATTCACTAAACTTGAGAAATACATTGGATAACATGTAAGTCTTTTCTCTGGTTAAGCATTCAACAATATGAAGCCTGTGTCTTGTAAGTCTTTGCAGAGCAAGATATTGAGAACCCCGCCAGGGTTCAGTATGAATTCTGCCAACTCTTGCAAAATCAGCAATAACAAAAGAGTCAATGCTGTCATTTTTATCAAGAGAATTGAAGGAATCTTTGTAGTTAGCAACTTCCTTAGGGTTTAAGCAGTAAACATAAGGCTTGTAAGGCATAAGTCTTTCACTTGAAGATAAAAAATTGGCAATATGTACTCCGTAAAAGGAAGTAGATTCTAAGCCGATTATTACAGTTTTAAAAGTGTTCTTTTCTAACACTTTAACAAGCATGGATTCTAATTGTTCTGCACCAAATTGTGTATTAGGAACAGGCTCCATTTTAATCAAGAATTCTTGATCAAAATTAATAGCAGAGACAACATTTTGTCTCGCACCAATATCGATACCAACAAATAGAGTTGATAAGTAATCTAATTTCTTCATGAAATCACCACCTTTCAAAAATAATGAGGAAATTAGAAAGGAATTATCCTAATCCAAAGTACTGACTGCAACCTCGCGTAATTAGCATTTATCCAGACGAAAAACCTTGCTGGTGGCTACGAAAGGATATGCAACATTTGTGTAAGCAGAATATGATACTTTGGTCAGGCTGCAAGCTTTCTAGGCAATAACAATAAGTTTTGCAGGAGAGATAATGCAGTAACCTTTGCTAAAGTTCCATAAGGACTATTTTAGCATTAGGAAATCCTTTGATAAATAGTAAGTTAAAATGTATAGATTTGAAAGTTAAAGAATCAGCAATATTGAATTGGGAGAATCCCCATTAGAAAAATAGAGATGCTTTCTTAATCTATACAAAATATAAAAAATAAATAAGTCTATAACAGTTATTTAACTGACTATAAACTTATTATACGAGGAGAGATTGAAGTGGAAAATTTAATGTTTTGCTATCAGTGTGAACAAACATTTGGGGGAAAGGGCTGTACAAAGAGTGGAGTTTGTGGAAAAGTACCAGAAATTGCAAATCTGCAAGATTTGTTAATATATCAGCTGAAAGGAATTTCTTGTTATGCAAAGCCTCTAATTGAACAGGGAAAGATTATTGATAAAGAAATAGTAAAATTTGTAGAAAATAGCTTATTTACAACATTGACAAATGTAAATTTTGATGCTGAGGTTCATGTAAGACGATTAAAGGAATCACAAAAGATAAAGGAAGGCTTAAGGGATGAAGCGCCTGAAGGAAAATATCCAGATGCAGCTACATATAATCTAAGTGATACTAAAGAAGCTATGTTAAAGGATTCAGTAAAAGCAGGCATTATGTATGACCAAGATCTTGATGCTGATATTCGATCCTTAAGATCAACCATATTATATGGATTAAAAGGTATAAGTGCTTATGGACATCAGGCAAGGTTTATTGGTTATAATAGTGATCAAGTAGACCAATTTTACTTTTTAGGACTGGAAGCTACCACAAATGATAACTTAACCCTTGAAGATATGATACGTATGACTATGAGAACTGGAGATATGAGTGTAGAAGTAATGAGAACTCTGGATGAAGCAAATACTACTAGATACAAAAATCCTTCACCTCATAATGTTAATGTTAATATTAAAAAAGGTCCATTTATTATAGTATCCGGACATGATTTAAGAGATTTAGAAATGCTACTTGAGCAAACAGAAGGTAAGGGAATTAACATTTATACCCATGGAGAAATGCTGCCATCACATGGATATCCAGCACTAAAAAAATATAAACATTTAGTAGGTAATTTTGGTTCTGCCTGGCAGAATCAGCAGAAAGAATTTGATGGAATACCAGGATGTATTTTAATGACTACTAACTGCTTGATGAAGCCAAGAGAAACGTACAAGAATAGAATATTTTCTACTAGTGTTGTTGGCTGGGATGGAATAAAATATATTGGAGTTTCAGAAGATGGAACTAAAGATTTCACTGAAATAATTAATAAAGCATTAGAACTTGGCGGCTTTGAAGAAGATGAGGAAGAAAAAGAAATACTAGTAGGTTTTGGACATAATGCAACATTATCACATGCTGAAGCTATAGTTAATGCAGTAAAGGAGGGAAAGCTAAGACATTTCTTCTTGATAGGTGGTTGTGATGGTGCAAGACCAGGAAGAAATTATTATACTGATTTTGCAAAAATGGTTCCTGAAGATTGTGTAATTCTTACTTTAGCCTGTGGTAAATACAGATTTAATAAATTAGACTTTGGAACAGTAGCAGGACTACCAAGATTATTAGATGTAGGGCAATGTAATGATGCCTATTCAGCAGTTAGAATAGCTACGGCACTGGCAGATGCCTTTGAAACAGATGTAAATTCGCTGCCGCTGACCATTGTACTTTCTTGGTATGAACAAAAGGCTGTAGCTGATTTATTAGCACTGTTATCACTTGGTATAAAGGGGATGTTC from Clostridium pasteurianum BC1 includes:
- a CDS encoding aspartyl-phosphate phosphatase Spo0E family protein — its product is MKKTMEELREELQIMLDSNECSYEEILHMSQELDKLIIDYYSSKLSH
- a CDS encoding acyl-CoA dehydrogenase family protein, which encodes MFFKTTVQHENLRTKIREFAEEEVKPITFMLDQENKFPSEAIHKLADMGLLGIPYPKEYGGAGLDVISYAVAVEELSRVDGGTGVILSAHTSLGTYPIAAYGTDEQKQKYLVPLAKGEKLGAFGLTEENAGSDAGGTETTAVLEGDYYILNGEKIFITNAGKADTYIIFAVTTPNIGIRGISAFIVEKDWEGFSFGKHYDKMGIRSSATAELIFNDVKVPKENLLGNEGDGFKIAMSTLDGGRIGIAAQALGIAQGAYEHALEYSKERIQFGKPICQQQIISFKLADMATKLRAARLLVYSAAELKENHERYSMEAAMAKQYASDVCLEIVNDALQIFGGSGYLKGMEVERAYRDAKICTIYEGTNEIQRVVISSHIIGKMPKTQRADKVSQPGPATGYRKKVIFNKGTPEERVDALVKALKADGYDFTVGIPLDTPISKAERVVSVGLGIGKKENMKLIEDLAVQAGAAIGSSRPVAETLKYLPLNRYVGMSGQKFNGNLYIACGISGAGQHLKGIKDATTIVAINIDPNAKIFKNADYGILGDLMEILPLLTAALDNGEPKKESLPMKKMKRAVPKKVVPTWKHYVCNGCGYEYDPSVGDSEGEVLPGTLFEKLPEEWTCPACGEEKDMFIEA
- a CDS encoding FprA family A-type flavoprotein, producing MYCVRKIAEELYWVGGNDRRLALFENIHPIPRGVSYNSYLLLDEKTVLFDTVDWSICRQFLENIKAVLGDRTLDYMVINHVEPDHSACIEEIILRYPDVKIVCTKKAFMFMQQFGFHMDGKTIEVEEGHTMSFGKHNVTFVSAPMVHWPEAMVTYDTTNGVLFSADAFGSFGALDGKLFNDEVNFDRYWIDDTRRYYTNIVGKYGPHVQALLKKASSLDIKIICPLHGPVWRNDFGYLMDKYDKWSRYEPEEKGVMIVYATMYGNTEAAANDLATRLVEKGMTNVVMYDVSKTHVSYLISDTFKYSHVVLPCVTYNLKIYPPMLNYIMDMKALNLQKRTFALIENGSWAPQSGKLMRKLLNEMKEMTILDNEISLNSTMKEDDVNSMDDLADSIIKSMK
- a CDS encoding cupredoxin domain-containing protein, with translation MKILSSFKIFFLMVVTLFIFTACSNSPAPNKPIPQDSSSSKIIQVKITNFSFDPQTLTIHKGDTVMWTNMDSAPHTVTGKDFKSATLNKNDTFKFTFNDTGNFDYVCSFHSEMTGNIIVK
- a CDS encoding putative ABC transporter permease, translated to MLLNKNLLKFPKKTLEKQEFISIKDIQEQTETKSVSFAVGLNFYKLFWIFFIGDFLGVVIESIWCLITKFHFESRSGLIYGPFNPVYGFGALIAALGLNWLSKKRDLWIFIGGAILGSIFEYLCSWIQQRIFSTVSWNYGNMPFNFHGRISLLYSLFWGILALIWVKDCYPWLSSFIEKIPNKTGVYLTWMLVIFMLFNIFISAFAVERMSQRHVGIPANSSFEQFLDKHYNDKLLKKVYPNMIYVDKN
- a CDS encoding helix-turn-helix domain-containing protein, with protein sequence MSIKRNKGYKYRLKPTKEEREYFEKAFGCTRKLYNIYVDMLYEKLENKNYVNGKVDYRTVKFPTPAAIKKEYEYMKEIDSLAFANVQLDFQEALKKYNKEYDGKTYRKKSKKLEKTTGKILTFRDIKGMPSFKSKRQNHHSFTTDNQKGTISIVDECYVKIPKLKSLIKFVKHREIPEGYCIKSCFSVKGLQG
- a CDS encoding RNA-guided endonuclease InsQ/TnpB family protein, which codes for MLNIEKYQKDIVLKAASVSKDCRGKYYISFTVEYYEEEKEITPENFIGLDYSQTSFYVSSEDEKANYPHYYRENEEKLKKEYRKLTRKKLKSKNWCKQKSKISRLQEKISNQRKDWLHKKSFELSQKYDAVCIEDINLRNIAQCLSLGKNVQDNGFGMFRNFLEYKLQHRGKHLIKIDKWYPSSKTCSSCGSINDKLQLSERVWTCKNCNIIHDRDKNASVNIRNEGIRIYEKSKSA
- a CDS encoding sugar kinase, with amino-acid sequence MGKIVTFGEIMLRLSPAGYDRFVQTKQFNAFYGGSEANVAVSLANFGKESSYVTKLPENDIAQCAINELRKYGVDTKDIVRGGKRVGLYFCENGESQRPAKLVYDREDSAIAKAKREDFDWDKIFEGADWFHFSGITPALSQECAKITLDAVKAAKKKGMTVSVDLNYRENLWDADKFSKAIRELLQYCDVALGSMEEAEMAVGEGEGEECKDILKRFVEKFGLKYATIILRNRFTAEDVDWTAVLYDGKDFYNSKKYNIHVADNIGGGDAFAASLIYAITSKFSNQEIIEYATAGSCLKYSMNGDANLSSVSEVEKLMNGDGSGKVSR